In Truepera sp., the sequence TGGCACTCCCAGGCCCCGGCGCTGGTGAAGCTCCTCCCCCTGAACGGGCTCATGGAGGTGCTCACCGGTGCCGTGCTGTTCGTGGCCATCGCCTTCGCCGGTTGGGGCTCGGGCCGCCTGCGTTGGCCCGTACTCGGGCTCGCCGCCGTGGCCGGCGTCCTCACCGCCGCGCTGCTGCTGTCGCCAGGTGGCCAACGCGTCTTCCCCAACGCCGTCGGCTACTACCGCCTGACCACGCCGGCCAGTGCCGAGAAGCAGCACGAGATCGTCGAGGAGTACAACGCCAACCTGGAAACCACGAACTCGCAGCGCCAGAAGATCGGCCTCAAGCCCCTCCCGGCCATAGAGAGCGCCGCGGGGCTCGCCACTGAGCGCCTGCCCGAAGCGGCAGCGAACGCCGGCTACCGCATGTTGCGGCCGGCCGAGTCGGGCTACGGCGTGGGCGTCGTCCTCCTGTTGTGCGGTGTGCTCCTCGGCAGCGGCCTGATGTTGCTCGCCAAGCCCGCCTTGAAGAACTCGAACGATCTCGCCACCGCGGCGCTCTACGCCGGGGCGCTCGTCGTCCTGGCCCCGGCCTTCGCCTCCACCGAGTTCGGTTTCCGCAAACTCGTGGAGGGCTGGCCGTTCCTCCTCAACTTCCTAGACCGCGCCTGGCCGCCCCTCCTCGCCGACCCGACTTTCGGGCAGTTCGGCATCTTCCCGCTGCAGGAAGTCGCCAGCCAGATGCTCATCACGCTCGAGATCGCCCTCGTGGGCACGTTCCTCGGCGCGTTGTTCGCGGTGCCGTTGAGCTTCCCCGCCGCCCGCAACCTCACCGCCCGCAACCCGCTCATGCGCGCCGCTTTCGTGCTTACGCGGGGCTTCTTCAACCTCGACCGCGGCATCGACACGCTCATCCTCGCCCTCATCTTCGTCGCCACCGTCGGGCTCGGGCCGCTCGCGGGGGTCCTCGCCATGGCCATCCACTCCATCGCGGACCTGGGCAAGCTCTACTCCGAGTCCATCGAGAACGTCGACAAGGGCCCCATCGAGGCCCTCGAGGCGGTCGGCGGGTCGGGCAGCAACGTGGTGCGGTGGGCCATTTTGCCGCAGGTGTCGCCCCTGTTCCTCGGCTGGACCCTCTACCGCTTCGAGATCAACTTCCGCGTCTCCATCGTGCTCGGGCTGGTGGGCGCGGGCGGCATCGGCTTCTTCATCCAAGACAAGATGGCGTCCGGCAAGTACGACCAGATGATCCTCGCCATCATCGCGATCGTCATCGTCGTCAACATCATCGACTTCGTGTCTTCGTGGTTACGCGGCAAACTCGTCTGAATGGTGGTGCGGGGGGCCGCCCCCAAGCGGAGATATACACTGCCCTGACGGGAGAACCGT encodes:
- the phnE gene encoding phosphonate ABC transporter, permease protein PhnE; protein product: MWASVVIGAGVSVLIGLARASMRRLVITAGLALLVAYLAFPFSTAVGFVSRNSVRPTLLGMTPFQPLLAVVLIAALAAIIVPLLNARIGGLVAVLGAAGSLVTVLTWHSQAPALVKLLPLNGLMEVLTGAVLFVAIAFAGWGSGRLRWPVLGLAAVAGVLTAALLLSPGGQRVFPNAVGYYRLTTPASAEKQHEIVEEYNANLETTNSQRQKIGLKPLPAIESAAGLATERLPEAAANAGYRMLRPAESGYGVGVVLLLCGVLLGSGLMLLAKPALKNSNDLATAALYAGALVVLAPAFASTEFGFRKLVEGWPFLLNFLDRAWPPLLADPTFGQFGIFPLQEVASQMLITLEIALVGTFLGALFAVPLSFPAARNLTARNPLMRAAFVLTRGFFNLDRGIDTLILALIFVATVGLGPLAGVLAMAIHSIADLGKLYSESIENVDKGPIEALEAVGGSGSNVVRWAILPQVSPLFLGWTLYRFEINFRVSIVLGLVGAGGIGFFIQDKMASGKYDQMILAIIAIVIVVNIIDFVSSWLRGKLV